From Candidatus Dadabacteria bacterium:
CCCGAATCTTGATGCAATAGCGAAGCGGGCGGAGATTTTCGGGATCGCGAAGACCATTCCCGACCCGCTCCCTCCCGGAAGCGACGTGGGAAACCTCGCGGTGCTGGGCTATGACCCGACGAAATACTACACGGGAAGATCCCCGCTTGAAGCCGCGAGCATAGGGATTTCGCTCGGGGAGACGGACGTTACGGTGCGATGCAATCTTGTAACTCTCGCGGAGAGAAACGGCCGGACGGTCATGGAGGACTACAGCGCCGGGCACATAACCGACGATGATGCGGCCGGGATCATCGAGGATCTAAAAAAAGAGTTCGACGGGGAGGAGTTCTCCCTAAGCCAGGGGGTAAGCTACAGGCATCTTCTGCTCTGGCGCGGAGGAAACAGCGGTATTCAAACGACTCCACCTCATGACATTTCCGGAAAGGAAATCGCTCCCTGGCTTCCTTCGGGAGACGGGGCGGAAAAACTCCTGAACCTCATGGAGAGATCCCGGAGGATACTTAAAGACCATCCCGTGAACGCAAAAAGAAGAGCCGAAGGGAAAAACACCGCAGACTCCATATGGCTCTGGGGCGAGGGGACAAAACCCGACATGCCGTCCCTTCAGGAGCTTTACGGAATCACCGGGTCAGTGGTATCGGCGGTCGACCTCGTAAAAGGGATAGGAATATTCGCCGCGATGGAAGTAATCGAGGTTCCGGGAGCGACCGGGTACCTCGACACCAACTACGCGGGAAAGGTGAGCGGCGCTATTGAGTCGCTGCAACGCGTGGACCTCGCAATGATCCACATAGAGGCAACGGACGAAACGGGTCATGTCGGAGACGCGAGCCTTAAGATACAGGCGATCGAGGATTTTGACCAAAAGGTAGTGGGGCCTGCACTC
This genomic window contains:
- a CDS encoding cofactor-independent phosphoglycerate mutase, with the protein product MKYLVLQGDGMPDHKLPELEGRTPLEVANTPNLDAIAKRAEIFGIAKTIPDPLPPGSDVGNLAVLGYDPTKYYTGRSPLEAASIGISLGETDVTVRCNLVTLAERNGRTVMEDYSAGHITDDDAAGIIEDLKKEFDGEEFSLSQGVSYRHLLLWRGGNSGIQTTPPHDISGKEIAPWLPSGDGAEKLLNLMERSRRILKDHPVNAKRRAEGKNTADSIWLWGEGTKPDMPSLQELYGITGSVVSAVDLVKGIGIFAAMEVIEVPGATGYLDTNYAGKVSGAIESLQRVDLAMIHIEATDETGHVGDASLKIQAIEDFDQKVVGPALAGMEQFGEYRVLVLSDHPTPIDLRTHSNEPVPFAILDSANRSVKHDSLVYTEDCAAASGVYVKEGWKLLGTLVARQE